In a genomic window of Glycine max cultivar Williams 82 chromosome 13, Glycine_max_v4.0, whole genome shotgun sequence:
- the LOC100794210 gene encoding DDT domain-containing protein PTM: protein MEPPVVRSRGRPRKRRREDEATVTGDAKTLPEAKKTTPVALIGRYVLKEFRRNTVLLGKVARYVSGLYRVVYESGGFEDLDSNEIRRILLLDSYFDDDLIRRKVELEESVLPKITAEEPEKGSSELQGELSVDNEEERAETDDDEARDSSSGAEMPEKAIPSPLMLPPSSGTIGVPEPCVLNLFSVYGFLRSFSIRLFLSPFTLDEFVGALNCKVSNALLDAIHVSLMRVLKRHLENISPDGSRPATKCLRCSDWSLVDALTWPVFVFQYLAIFGYTKGPEWKGFYDEIFYGEYYLLPASRKLTILQILCDEVLASEELKAEMNMREESEVGIDHDNEDCLPAENGPRRVHPRYSKTTACKDAETKKYVSELNAEEDDVDGNGDECRLCGMDGTLLCCDGCPAVYHSRCIGVMKMHIPEGAWYCPECKIDMIGPTIARGTSLKGAEVFGKDLYGQVFMSTCNHLLVLNVNSDGFCLKYYNQNDIPRVLQVLYASEQHRPIYNGICMAMLEYWNISEKFLPICVSRLTPMVEEEHKAVSSVKEEYSLMFGNGICGDNLVPSLDASLVTTRSPAPGSSGNARTTVNLKLNEETAMDSTVSTVNHHHSDPKCQNSVNRSAAVSPVKCSLVSRQFNNYGHANDVGLPMNLSLQTKGDQSGFGKCKGSLTNDFVYMGCSYKPQSYINYYMHGDVAASAAANLAVLSSEDSRSEGHVSGNLGKATSGNTYLLAKAFSQTASRFFWPSSEKKLVEVPRERCGWCISCKASVSSKKGCMLNHAAISATKSAMKILSGLAPVRSGEGIIPSIATYVMYMEESLRGLIVGPFLSECYRKHWRKQVERAKSFSDIKPLLLKLEENIRTIAFCGDWVKLMDDWLAEFSTMQSATCTLGTTQKRATCGKRKKQLSINKVTVGGCQENFAWWHGGKFTKSVFQKAVLPKSMVKKGARQGGLRKISGIFYADGSEIPKRSRQLVWRAAVQMSRNASQLALQVRYLDFHIRWSDLIRPEHNLLDVKGQDTEASAFRNANIRDKKFAEGKFLYRVAFGIQKHLPSRVMKNAEIEQGPEGMEKYWFSETRIPLYLVKEYEVRNGKVLSEKEYMHITSHMHKRRLTATYKDIFFYLTCKRDKLDMLSCSVCQLGVLIGNALKCSACEGYCHMGCSVSSTVSTCEEVEFLATCKQCHHAKLLTQKQSCYESPTSPLLLQGQERSTSAVLKGPRPNGDGQGLMSAKTKNSRLDMKRVASDFPLETKGRSRSCSWGIIWKKKNNEDTGFDFRLKNILLKEGSGLPQLDPVCRLCHKPYRSDLMYICCETCKHWYHAEAVELEESKLFDVLGFKCCKCRRIKSPVCPYSDLYMMQGGKKLLTRASKKEHFGAYSDSGTPIDMRTCEPATLIYPAGDVSRQDNDPLFFSLSSVELITELQLDADDAGNTVSGPGLPKLPKWEGENNGSFIGNLHAEFSTSNAMVSKSVKDLSPVEYGSADCNLLNNSEIVNFDELVDFEPNTYFSLTELLHSDDNSQFEEANASGDFSGYLKNSCTLGVPEECGTVNLASNCGSTNSLQGNVNKCRQCSQKEPAPDLSCQICGIWIHSHCSPWVESPSRLGSWRCGDCREWR, encoded by the exons ATGGAACCTCCTGTCGTGAGATCCAGGGGCCGCCCACGCAAACGGAGGAGAGAAGACGAAGCAACCGTCACTGGTGACGCGAAAACGCTTCCCGAGGCAAAGAAGACGACGCCGGTTGCATTGATTGGACGATACGTGCTAAAAGAGTTTCGAAGAAACACGGTTCTTCTAGGCAAAGTCGCGCGTTATGTTAGTGGACTGTACAGAGTCGTATATGAGAGTGGCGGTTTCGAGGATTTAGATAGCAACGAGATTCGTAGGATACTTCTCCTTGATAGTTATTTCGACGACGATTTGATTCGGAGGAAGGTTGAATTGGAGGAATCGGTGTTGCCGAAGATCACAGCAGAGGAACCGGAGAAAGGTTCGAGCGAATTGCAAGGTGAATTATCGGTTGACAATGAAGAGGAACGAGCTGAGACGGATGATGATGAGGCCAGGGATTCGAGTTCCGGTGCGGAAATGCCGGAAAAGGCGATACCGTCGCCGCTGATGCTGCCGCCGTCTTCCGGAACAATTGGCGTGCCGGAACCGTGTGTTTTGAATCTCTTTTCGGTTTACGGATTTTTAAGATCGTTTAGCATTCGCCTGTTTCTTAGTCCGTTTACTTTGGACGAGTTTGTTGGTGCTTTGAACTGTAAAGTTTCGAATGCGTTGCTTGATGCAATTCACGTTTCGCTGATGCGTGTTTTGAAACGTCACCTTGAAAACATTTCACCAGATGGCTCGCGGCCTGCAACAAAATGCCTTAG GTGCAGTGATTGGAGTTTGGTTGATGCTTTGACTTGGCCTGTTTTTGTGTTTCAGTATTTAGCAATTTTTGGATACACAAAAGGACCTGAGTGGAAAGGATTTTATGACGAAATCTTTTATGGCGAGTATTATTTATTGCCTGCAAGTAGGAAATTGACGATATTGCAAATTCTCTGTGATGAAGTTTTGGCGTCTGAGGAGCTAAAAGCTGAAATGAACATGCGTGAAGAATCAGAGGTTGGGATTGATCATGATAATGAAGATTGCCTTCCTGCTGAAAATGGGCCTAGAAGAGTCCATCCAAGATATTCCAAAACTACTGCCTGCAAGGATGCTGAAACTAAGAAGTATGTTTCAGAATTGAATGCTGAGGAGGATGATGTTGATGGCAATGGAGATGAATGTCGCTTGTGTGGCATGGATGGGACCTTGCTTTGTTGTGATGGTTGTCCTGCTGTTTATCATTCAAGGTGTATTGGTGTGATGAAGATGCATATACCAGAAGGGGCATGGTATTGTCCGGAGTGCAAAATAGATATGATTGGGCCTACTATTGCACGGGGAACATCACTTAAAGGGGCTGAAGTATTCGGAAAGGATTTGTATGGGCAAGTTTTCATGAGTACTTGCAACCACTTACTGGT GCTCAATGTCAACAGTGATGGCTTTTGTCTTAAATACTACAATCAGAATGACATACCTAGAGTTCTCCAAGTCCTTTATGCATCTGAGCAACATAGACCTATATACAATGGTATTTGCATGGCGATGTTAGAATATTGGAATATTTCAGAAAAGTTCTTACCCATTTGTGTCAGTAGACTAACTCCTATGGTCGAAGAAGAGCATAAAGCTGTTAGTTCGGTGAAGGAAGAATACAGTTTAATGTTTGGGAATGGGATTTGTGGTGATAATTTGGTGCCATCTCTTGATGCTTCATTGGTTACAACTCGAAGTCCTGCTCCTGGAAGCAGTGGCAATGCAAGAACTACTGTGAATCTGAAGCTTAATGAGGAAACTGCAATGGATTCGACTGTTTCAACTGTTAACCATCATCACTCTGACCCAAAGTGCCAAAATTCTGTTAATAGGTCAGCTGCAGTAAGCCCTGTCAAGTGCTCCTTGGTAAGCAgacaatttaataattatggGCACGCAAATGACGTAGGGTTGCCTATGAATTTGTCTTTGCAAACTAAAGGCGACCAATCTGGTTTTGGAAAGTGCAAAGGCAGTTTAACTAATGATTTTGTGTACATGGGTTGCTCCTATAAACCACAGTCATATATTAATTACTATATGCATGGTGATGTTGCTGCGTCTGCTGCTGCTAACCTGGCCGTTCTTTCTTCAGAGGATTCTAGATCAGAAGGTCATGTGTCTGGCAACTTGGGGAAAGCAACATCTGGAAACACTTATTTGCTAGCAAAAGCATTCTCCCAAACAGCTTCACGCTTCTTTTGGCCAAGTTCTGAAAAGAAGCTTGTGGAGGTTCCAAGAGAGAGGTGTGGCTGGTGCATTTCTTGCAAAGCCTCTGTTTCAAGCAAGAAAGGATGCATGTTAAATCATGCTGCTATAAGTGCCACCAAAAGTGCAATGAAAATCCTTTCTGGTCTTGCTCCTGTAAGGAGTGGAGAAGGAATCATCCCTAGCATTGCAACATATGTTATGTATATGGAGGAAAGTTTACGTGGCTTAATAGTTGGACCCTTTCTGAGTGAATGTTATAGAAAGCATTGGCGTAAACAAGTTGAACGAGCCAAATCATTTAGTGATATAAAGCCCCTTTTACTCAAA CTTGAGGAGAACATTCGAACAATTGCTTTTTGTGGAGACTGGGTGAAGTTGATGGATGATTGGTTGGCTGAATTTTCTACAATGCAAAGTGCTACATGTACTCTTGGAACAACACAAAAACGTGCAACTTGTGGGAAGCGTAAGAAACAGTTATCTATCAATAAAGTTACAGTTGGTGGTTGTCAGGAAAATTTTGCATGGTGGCATGGTGGGAAATTTACCAAATCTGTATTTCAGAAAGCTGTTTTGCCAAAATCCATGGTAAAAAAAGGAGCCCGCCAAG GTGGTTTGAGGAAAATTTCGGGTATATTCTATGCTGATGGCTCTGAGATTCCTAAAAGAAGCAGGCAGCTAGTTTGGAGAGCTGCAGTTCAAATGAGTAGGAATGCATCTCAGCTGGCACTTCAG GTCCGATATCTAGATTTTCATATCAGATGGAGTGATCTGATTCGTCCTGAGCATAACCTCCTGGATGTGAAAGGTCAAGATACTGAAGCTTCTGCTTTTAGGAATGCAAATATTCGTGATAAAAAATTTGCAGAGGGAAAATTTTTGTACAGAGTAGCCTTTGGAATCCAGAAACATCTTCCTTCTCGGGTAATGAAAAATGCTGAAATAGAGCAAGGTCCCGAAGGAATGGAAAAATATTGGTTTTCTGAAACACGCATTCCTTTATATTTGGTAAAAGAGTATGAAGTACGTAATGGAAAAGTGCTATCTGAGAAAGAGTACATGCATATTACATCTCATATGCACAAAAGGCGGTTGACAGCTACCTACAAGGACATATTTTTTTACCTTACCTGCAAGAGAGACAAGTTGGACATGTTATCATGCTCTGTATGTCAGCTGGGTGTTTTAATTGG GAATGCTCTCAAGTGCAGTGCTTGTGAAG GTTATTGTCACATGGGGTGTTCCGTGAGTTCGACAGTCTCTACATGTGAAGAAGTTGAGTTCTTGGCCACATGCAAACAATGTCATCATGCCAAATTACTTACTCAAAAACAGTCCTGTTATGAATCTCCAACTAGTCCCTTACTTTTACAAGGACAAGAACGTAGCACTTCGGCAGTTCTGAAGGGGCCAAGGCCTAATGGTGATGGTCAAGGATTGATGTCTGCTAAGACAAAGAATAGTCGACTTGACATGAAACGAGTTGCTTCTGATTTCCCTTTGGAAACAAAAGGCCGTAGCAGAAGTTGCTCTTGGGGTATTATatggaaaaagaagaataatgaAGATACAGGCTTTGATTTCAGGCTCAAGAACATTCTTCTAAAGGAAGGTTCAGGCCTGCCTCAACTGGATCCTGTTTGTCGTTTGTGCCATAAACCATATAGATCTGATCTAATGTATATTTGCTGTGAAACATGCAAAC ATTGGTATCATGCTGAAGCTGTTGAACTTGAAGAGTCCAAACTTTTTGACGTGCTGGGCTTCAAATGTTGCAAGTGCCGCAGGATAAAGTCGCCTGTGTGTCCTTACTCTGATTTGTACATGATGCAAGGGGGCAAGAAGTTGCTCACAAGGGCTTCAAAGAAAGAGCACTTTGGGGCATATTCTGATTCCGGTACACCTATCGACATGAGAACATGTGAGCCTGCAACTCTTATCTATCCTGCAGGGGATGTCTCTAGACAAGACAATGATCCTCTGTTTTTCTCCCTTTCAAGTGTTGAGCTGATTACAGAACTCCAGTTAGATGCAGATGATGCAGGTAATACTGTCTCTGGTCCAGGGCTTCCGAAATTACCTAAATGGGAGGGGGAGAATAATGGTTCTTTTATAGGTAATCTTCATGCTGAGTTTTCAACAAGCAATGCAATGGTGTCCAAATCTGTAAAAGATTTATCACCTGTAGAATATGGCTCTGCGGACTGCAATCTTCTGAATAACTCTGaaattgtaaattttgatgAATTGGTGGATTTTGAACCTAATACCTACTTCTCTCTGACTGAACTGCTCCACTCAGATGATAATAGTCAATTTGAGGAAGCCAATGCATCTGGGGACTTCTCAGGgtatttgaaaaattcttgtacATTAGGTGTTCCTGAAGAATGTGGGACTGTTAATTTAGCATCCAACTGTGGATCTACAAATTCGTTACAAGGAAATGTTAATAAATGTCGGCAATGTTCACAAAAGGAACCGGCCCCTGATCTCTCTTGTCAGATTTGTGGGATTTGGATTCACAGCCATTGTTCACCTTGGGTTGAATCACCATCTCGGCTTGGTAGTTGGAGATGTGGTGATTGCCGGGAATGGCGATAG
- the LOC100793688 gene encoding GABA transporter 1, with protein MLLPRSTATHETENHNASEQLHHRKDIGAGTLFVLKSKGTWMHCGYHLTTSIVAPPLLSLPYAFTFLGWTTGILCLVIGALVSFYSYNLLSLVLEHHAHLGNRQLRFGDMARGILGPRWDRFFVGPIQFAVCYSAEVLCPLLGGQCMKAMYLLSNPNGSMKLYQFVVIFGCFMLILAQIPSFHSLRHINLVSLVLCLAYSACATTASIYIGNTSKGPEKDYSLKGDTTNRLFGIFNAIAIIATTYGNGIVPEIQATLAPPVKGKMFKGLCVCYAVLIFTFFSVAISGYWAFGNQAAGLILSNFVDNGKPLVPKWFIYMTNIFTITQLSAVGVVYLQPTNVVLEQTFGDPESPEFSPRNVIPRLISRSLAIITAATIAAMLPFFGDINSLIGAFGFMPLDFILPVVFFNVTFKPSKRSLIYWLNVTIAVAFSALGAISAVAAVRQIVLDAKTYRLFANV; from the exons GTACATGGATGCACTGTGGTTACCACTTGACAACATCAATTGTGGCTCCACCACTCCTAAGTCTTCCATATGCTTTCACCTTCCTCGGATGGACAACCGGAATACTTTGCTTGGTCATTGGAGCTTTGGTCAGTTTCTACTCATACAATTTGTTGTCTTTGGTCCTTGAGCACCATGCTCATTTAGGCAATCGCCAGCTACGATTTGGAGACATGGCTCGTGGCATTTTAG GTCCTCGGTGGGATCGGTTTTTTGTGGGGCCAATTCAATTTGCAGTGTGCTATAGTGCTGAAGTGTTGTGTCCTCTTCTTGGAGGACAATGCATGAAG GCAATGTACCTGCTGTCAAACCCAAATGGAAGTATGAAGCTTTATCAGTTTGTAGTGATATTTGGATGCTTCATGCTGATTTTGGCTCAAATTCCATCTTTCCACTCACTGAGACACATTAATTTGGTGTCTTTGGTACTATGCTTAGCCTATAGTGCCTGTGCTACTACAGCTTCCATATATATTG GAAACACATCAAAAGGGCCAGAAAAGGATTATTCTTTAAAAGGTGATACAACAAATCGCTTATTTGGAATCTTTAATGCCATTGCCATCATTGCCACAACTTATGGCAATGGAATAGTTCCAGAAATTCAG GCAACATTAGCACCTCCGGTAAAAGGGAAGATGTTCAAGGGACTATGTGTTTGTTATGCTGTACTTATCTTCACTTTCTTTAGCGTAGCCATCTCTGGCTATTGGGCGTTTGGAAATCAAGCTGCGGGACTCATTTTAAGCAACTTCGTGGATAATGGGAAGCCTTTGGTTCCCAAGTGGTTTATTTATATGACCAACATTTTCACAATAACCCAACTATCAGCTGTTGGTGTG GTGTACTTGCAGCCTACAAATGTAGTACTAGAGCAAACATTTGGAGACCCAGAAAGCCCTGAGTTTTCTCCTCGCAATGTAATTCCAAGACTGATTTCTCGGTCATTAGCTATAATTACCGCAGCTACTATAGCAGCAATGCTGCCCTTTTTTGGGGACATAAACTCGCTTATAGGAGCATTTGGCTTTATGCCACTTGACTTCATTTTGCCAGTGGTTTTCTTCAACGTGACATTTAAGCCATCCAAGCGAAGTCTCATTTACTGGTTGAATGTAACTATTGCTGTTGCTTTCTCTGCATTGGGAGCTATATCAGCAGTTGCAGCAGTTAGGCAGATAGTTCTTGATGCCAAAACTTATCGATTGTTCGCTAATGTATAA
- the LOC100794558 gene encoding DNA repair protein RAD5A, with protein MNLDFPSSYLFSKPLARNQELRVRVPMGSKVSDHHLSTVRSIVGSEFTDMDIIRALHMAKNDVTAAINIIFDTHTAPKFKPTRPTNPRPVSPPKSTPPTPTVNANSNYSVGERHSDDNRDDWWLVCCSEMTCLSTCKGRTISSGETVVFKFPAKKLSASPSPGKGFGRAATCSEIVRFSTEQAGEIGRIPNEWARCLLPLVRDHKVRIEGQCKYAPKVLGIMDSIVLSVSVFINSSMFGKHHQVSLKDAANSTDESVFHPLTNLFRLLGLNPFKKAELTPSDFYSNKRPLTQRVTLPCSKSEHPSQNGHESDNEDSISEIDVENIVGVGSSSELEEMDPPGNLMCELRPYQKQALYWMIQMEKGQSMDETATTLHPCWEAYHLADKRELVIYLNAFSGEATIEFPSTLQMARGGILADAMGLGKTIMTISLLVAHSGKGGSIGSQPITQSFIESGEVSDTVHKFSNIPKKATKFAGFDKPMKQKNALTSGGNLIICPMTLLGQWKAEIETHAHPGSLSLYVHYGQSRPKDAKSLAENDVVITTYGILASEFSSENAEDNGGLFSIRWFRVVLDEAHTIKSSKSQISFAAAALISDRRWCLTGTPIQNSLEDIYSLLRFLRIEPWGHWAWWNKLIQKPFEGGDERGLKLVQSILKPIMLRRTKHSTDREGKPILVLPPADTQVIYCEPTEAEKDFYGALFKRSKVKFDQFVEQGRVLHNYASILELLLRLRQCCDHPFLVMSRGDTQEFADLNKLAKRFLRGTYTASEGEVKDTPSRAYVQEVVEELRKGEQGECPICLEVFEDAVLTPCAHRLCRECLLSSWRNATSGLCPVCRKTISRLDLITAPTENRFQVDIEKNWVESCKVTVLLNELENLRSSGSKSIVFSQWTAFLDLLQIPFTRNNISFVRLDGTLNLQQREKVIKQFSEDSNTLVLLMSLKAGGVGINLTAASNAFVMDPWWNPAVEEQAVMRIHRIGQTKKVAIRRFIVKGTVEERMEAVQARKQRMISGALTDQEVRTARIEELKMLFT; from the exons ATGAATTTAGATTTTCCTTCTTCCTATCTTTTTTCCAAACCCTTGGCGCGAAATCAGGAACTTAGGGTTAGGGTTCCGATGGGGAGCAAGGTGAGCGACCACCACTTATCCACCGTCCGATCCATCGTGGGTTCCGAATTCACCGACATGGACATCATCAGAGCCCTCCACATGGCCAAAAACGACGTCACTGCGGCCATCAACATCATCTTCGACACTCACACTGCCCCCAAATTCAAGCCCACGCGCCCCACCAATCCCCGACCAGTTTCTCCTCCAAAATCGACCCCTCCCACTCCCACTGTCAACGCCAACTCAAACTACAGCGTCGGTGAACGACACAGCGATGATAACCGCGACGATTGGTGGCTCGTGTGTTGTAGTGAAATGACATGTTTGTCCACGTGTAAAGGGAGGACTATAAGTTCCGGCGAGACCGTGGTTTTCAAGTTTCCGGCGAAGAAGCTCTCCGCTTCGCCCTCTCCGGGGAAGGGGTTCGGGCGGGCAGCGACTTGTTCGGAGATAGTTCGATTCTCCACGGAACAAGCTGGGGAG ATTGGTAGAATACCAAACGAATGGGCTCGGTGTCTTTTGCCTCTCGTGCGGGATCATAAGGTTAGGATTGAGGGGCAGTGTAAATATGCGCCTAAAGTTTTGGGAATCATGGACTCCATTGTTTTGTCAGTGAG TGTATTTATCAATAGTTCGATGTTTGGTAAGCATCACCAGGTTTCTCTCAAGGATGCTGCCAACTCCACTGATGAATCGGTGTTTCATCCACTTACAAATTTGTTTCGGTTGCTGGGTTTAAACCCTTTTAAGAAG GCGGAGTTAACTCCTAGTGATTTCTATTCCAACAAACGTCCTCTCACTCAAAGG GTCACATTACCATGTTCCAAGTCTGAGCATCCTTCTCAAAATGGTCACGAGAGTGACAATGAGGATTCCATTTCTGAAATTGATGTTGAGAACATTGTTGGTGTTGGATCGAGCTCAGAGTTAGAG GAAATGGACCCCCCTGGTAATCTTATGTGTGAACTGCGGCCCTATCAAAAGCAGGCGCTTTATTGGATGATCCAGATGGAGAAGGGACAATCTATGGACGAGACAGCAACAACCCTCCATCCATGTTGGGAGGCATATCACCTGGCTGACAA GAGGGAGcttgttatttatttgaatgCGTTTTCTGGTGAAGCCACAATAGAATTTCCTAGCACCCTTCAAATGGCCAGAGGAGGA ATTTTGGCAGATGCTATGGGGCTTGGAAAGACCATCATGACCATATCCCTTCTCGTTGCCCATTCAGGAAAGGGTGGATCAATAGGCAGTCAACCCATAACCCAATCCTTTATTGAAAGTGGTGAAGTTAGTGATACAGTGCACAAATTTTCAAACATACCCAAGAAGGCAACCAAATTTGCTGGTTTTGATAAACCGATGAAGCAAAAGAATGCTCTAACAAGTGGTGGCAACTTGATAATATGTCCCATGACTCTTCTTGGGCAATGGAAG GCAGAGATTGAAACTCATGCACACCCTGGGTCTCTGTCTCTATATGTTCACTATGGACAAAGTAGGCCAAAAGATGCAAAAAGTCTCGCCGAAAATGATGTTGTAATTACTACATATGGAATTTTGGCCTCTGAATTTTCCAGTGAG AATGCAGAGGATAATGGTGGACTCTTCTCAATTCGGTGGTTTAGAGTGGTTCTTGATGAAGCACATACCATAAAATCTTCTAAAAGCCAAATTTCTTTTGCAGCTGCTGCTCTAATTTCTGACAGACGTTGGTGTCTAACAGGCACTCCGATTCAG AACAGCCTTGAGGATATTTACAGTCTTCTGCGGTTTCTGAGAATAGAGCCTTGGGGTCATTGGGCCTG GTGGAACAAACTtattcaaaaaccatttgagggTGGTGATGAAAGAGGGCTGAAGTTAGTTCAATCAATTTTGAAGCCAATCATGTTGAGGagaaccaaacatagcacagatCGAGAGGGCAA GCCAATCCTAGTTCTCCCTCCAGCTGATACGCAGGTAATTTACTGTGAACCCACAGAAGCTGAAAAGGACTTCTATGGAGCCCTATTCAAAAGATCTAAG GTAAAATTTGACCAGTTTGTTGAGCAAGGGCGTGTTCTTCATAATTATGCTTCAATATTGGAGTTACTTTTACGTCTTCGGCAATGTTGTGATCATCCATTTCTTGTAATGAG TCGAGGTGATACTCAAGAATTTGCGGATCTAAACAAACTAGCCAAGCGCTTCCTTAGAGGAACCTATACTGCTTCAGAAGGTGAAGTAAAAGATACACCTTCACGGGCTTATGTTCAAGAAGTTGTGGAAGAGCTACGTAAAGGGGAGCAAGGAGAGTGTCCAATATGTCTTGAAGTATTTGAAGATGCAGTGTTAACGCCTTGTGCTCACCGCTTATGCCGGGAATGCCTCTTGTCAAGTTGGCGAAATGCTACATCTGGCTTATGTCCTGTTTGTAG GAAAACAATCAGCAGGCTGGATCTTATCACTGCCCCTACTGAGAATCGGTTTCAGGTGGATATTGAGAAGAACTGGGTAGAGTCTTGCAAGGTAACTGTTCTTTTGAATGAACTTGAAAATCTTCGCTCATCTGGCTCCAAAAGCATTGTTTTCAGCCAGTGGACTGCTTTTCTAGACCTCTTGCAGATTCCCTTTACTCG GAATAACATTTCGTTTGTTCGACTTGACGGGACTTTGAATCTGCAGCAGCGGGAAAAAGTAATCAAGCAATTCTCCGAAGACAGCAACACCCTG GTGCTGTTAATGTCACTAAAAGCTGGTGGAGTAGGTATAAACCTAACAGCAGCTTCTAATGCTTTTGTCATG GACCCATGGTGGAATCCTGCTGTTGAGGAACAAGCTGTTATGCGTATTCATCGTATTGGACAAACAAAGAAGGTTGCCATTAGACGGTTTATTGTGAAG GGGACAGTTGAGGAGAGAATGGAGGCAGTGCAAGCACGTAAACAACGAATGATTTCTGGTGCCTTGACTGATCAAGAAGTTCGAACTGCAAGGATTGAGGAATTGAAGATGCTTTTTACTTAG